CTCTCAACCAAAGGGAGAGAGGCgattaaaaaagaattagatttcTTCTGCAAAAACGTCTGTCTGAATGATTTCATCCACACTCACACAtccctaaataataataatacaacccTTCGGAGAATGTTTTGTAACAGATGAAACCCTCTCCTTGGCATTGcaattaaatattctttacatAGCGTTTGAGTTAGCTAGTATGGGTTTGTTTGattgttgggctttttttttttttccccttttttgactttagtttgtttttttaagtcttaactttacagagaaggaaactaaagATGTTACcctattcttctcattttaacaTAAGGGTTCTTTGTTCTGGTTCACCAGAACAGgtcaatgaggaaataaatttaatgatCAAATGGACGGACCAGCGTCCTCTTCTCCCGGAGCCTTCTTCTCCCGGGGAGCCCTCCTAGGTGTCAGTCTAGGACCACTGCTGACCAAACCCCAGGTGTCATGGGTGGGAAATGGCTTGCCTTTGCCTCACCCTGCTCCCtgacctgactttttttttttctttccagaaggttCTCTGTGCAGAGATGTGCCCGCTGCCACCTTGGCATCTCCGCCTCTGAGATGGTCATGCGCGCCCGAGACTCTGTCTATCACCTGAGCTGTTTCACCTGCTCCACTTGCAACAAGACCCTGACCACCGGCGACCATTTTGGCATGAAGGACAGCCTGGTGTACTGCCGCGCCCACTTCGAGACCCTCTTGCAAGGGGAGTATCCACCGCAGTTGAGCTACACCGAGCTGGCGGCCAAGAGCGGCGGCTTGGCCCTGCCTTACTTCAATGGCACTGGCACGGTGCAGAAAGGGCGGCCCCGGAAGCGGAAGAGCCCAGCGCTGGGAGTGGACATCGTCAATTACAACTCAGGTGGGCCCTTactactcccccctcccccattcagcCCTGGCCTGGGGCTGTCCTGAGAAGGATTCCATAGAGTCCTTTCCCATTCAAGAGCAAAAGGGGGTTTTGCTTAACATGCCTCTTTCGTCAGTATAACTCCCTTTCACccaaaagaaggggagagagagaaggagagaagagagagaaggagagggggaaagaaggagacatagagaagggagagaaagacctTTATTTAGGTTGTGGCAGAAAACACAGTTCATGACCATGAGGCTGCAATGACTTCCCCCAAATAGGCAGAGCCAAATCCTTGTTGCCCATTAGTTAATGAGCCCATTAGTTTCTGGCTCCCAGTTGGAGCAAAACAGCCCCAGGGCAATTCCTGTGTGGAAGCCAAATTATAGATCCTGGAGGAGGTTTTCCTAtatactgaaggaaaaaaaagtcttcagagCGCAACTCCAGTCTGCCTAGAGAGGGCAGAGACTGTGGTCACCAGCCCAGAGTTAATCAGGAACACAGTTGGCAAGAGTGTTGAAAACCAAATCCCTGTATCTGGGTGAAAAGCAGCTGTGGGGGTAGGAATTAGTCTCCACAGCTGAGCTGGCCTGCCCCTTCTGTAGGTCAGGCTACTCATCGAACCAGCTCATTCCCTGTATGATAAACCATCCGGACAACCAGACcctttggaaaaatgaaagaagctcCAGGTCAGGCCCACTGAGGAGTCTTAGTTGTGTGACAGGCTGCTCTTCTGTCCTCCACCGGCCTTCcctcttaattaaaaacaaaatgcaggcAACAGGCCTGACAACACACTTTCTTCCCTGCTTTGGGGGACACCTATCATTTATCAGTCTCTCTCATTCGCCGCTTTCCAGGGCTGGTGTCTGCCaggctctctctccatcccccaggTGAGGATGGAGTTGGACATTGCAGATTCTATCTTCTTCCAAGCAGGAAGCTTGGAAGCTCTTCTTGAAGCTCTTCTTCGAGTTCCAGACACTGGGAAAAGGGGTCTGGAAAGCCCAAGGTTAACATTTGGGAAACTAAGGACTGGTTTCCCATGCCACGCCCCGTCCTGGATGGGAATCTCAGAGGCAGGAGACTCGGGCTAGAGGGAGTCCATTCTATTGGAAGGGACCTTGGGGACCTCCCTGGAGCAACCCCACTCTGATACCATGAGCACCCAGATACCAGCCAAAGCACGGACATCCCAGAACACAgatcttgctgattttttttcttccagttctcaGTGCCCAGTGTGAACCATTTGGAACTAATAGTCCTGCTCTGAGCTGGGAGTTTTTAGGGGAAGCCTCTCTGAAGAGCAGGCTCCCCTAGCCCTTTGCTCGGTTCCCTCCTGGTGTTCACTGCCTATTTAACCGAGGGGAAGGAATCCCCTCCTGGTCATCGCCGCGGGTGGCATCCCACGGAGATTAGGAACCAGGGAGCTCAGCGCCACTGCCTTGTCCCTAGAGGGTTCATGCCAGGGTCGCTAAACCAAGGGAAAAGAGCCGGCTGGCTCGCTACAGACCCCACCCGGGCGTGTTTTTGTTAAGGCAGCGGGTGCAGCCCCGGGTTTTGCCAACCCCCGGCTGCGGGTCGCGGCCTCGTGCTCGCCCCTGCTGCGCTTCCGCAAGGGCTTTTGGTTCGGGGCCACTTTGCCCAGCGCGCTCATTTCATCTCCTTTGATGCGAGGTCCCCGGAGCAGGACAGGCAGGGCACTAATTGTTCTTTATTAATAGAAGATGACATCGGAATCTCGAGGCGCTCACCAAGGCCCTAATGCCCtaattagagagagacagagacagagaccaagaGGCCGAGACCCACATAACAAGCCAGTCCTTTGGAGAGGGAATCCTTCAGCCCCGAGAAAGTGTGCAGAAGGATGGAGATTTCTAGCAGCAATACTAATTTTTGTGCTAATTTATTTAATCTAACTAGCTAAATTTGATTTTGTCTTGGGTCTTTATGTTAAAAAGATCTGGGGAACTTTAAGAACAGTAGAATTTAGTATCCCCTACTTCTAGAGCGGgcacatttatttcttaaaagaaagaaagaaagaaagaaagaaagaaagaaagaaagaaagaacgaaagaaaatcTCCTTCCACTTAGGTCTTTAGTTTGCAGATTGGTGCTGCAGTCAAGGTTTATTGAGAAAGGTGATGCTGTTCTGCTCCTGCCGGAGGAAAGGGTTGCTGAGGCCTCCCGATCCTGAGTTTGTAGATCACACCACTTCAGACTGGATGCTTTTTAATTAGCATCCACCCCATCCTTTCTGGACTTTTCCTAGAGATACAAATGAAGAGGATATACTTCTTTAAAATCAGGTGAAAATAATCTTGAGAATTGGGTTAAAGGTACAGGACCAGAAATCAACCtcgctatttaaaaaaaaaaaaaaaaatctttatgactCTAATGCCAGTTTGTTACAAAACTAGCAAAAGAAAAGCTTTGGCaaatttaaaacatgttaaatagtagaaaataaaatgcacccCCAGTTTTAACTCATTATTTTAGCTTTCTCTGGATCTTACATTGCCATCTCTGCTGAAATGTAAACTAGTCTCCGAAAGAGTGAcatttacacaaaataaatataatttatacgtttgtatatttttcaaaacatttacaGAAAAGACATCCAGAGAATATGTGAAACTTGGTAAAGATAACTTAGTGCTTGATGTCTGGCAAATGCctttaatgaaaatattcctAATTTGGTTTATCCTTCCTTGTGCAGATACCCGGcagatattttagaaagagacagagtTTATTTGGAATGCTGGATTGAAATGCAGCCCTCCAGGGGTGAGAAGATTTAGTCTAGGATAGGCAGCTGTAATTTGGGTAATTTGGCATTAATGTAGAGACTACATCTTTGCtagttttaaaaatctcccttCCTTAGGTTTTTCTACGATTCCAAACTTCAAAAGCTCCTGAGGTTGTTAAATTAGCCTGGCACTGACCCCTAGTGGTCTCCCAGGGATCAGTTAGTTCTCAGAAGGTTACACACCTTCAGAACAAAAACTCGTTCTAGTATAGGTGACCACTTCCTAAGCGactggaaaatgaaatatttagatctTCTCACTGACTTTATAATGCCAGATGTGTACTTACAAGTGTATGGTTAAAGCAGTTTGAAGAGCGTTATCATTTCATCTCATAATTCAGGGGGAAAAACATATATAGCTTTCAAAGTAGACCCAGGGGAAACACAATCACTTGCAAGTTTATATAATGCATTTGTTGTTAAACACAAACAATTTAGGATAATGCACTGAGTTACTCTGTGGAAGAAACAGATTGCTCTTTTAAGTTGAATAATATGATGACACTGTCACAGGAAAAACACACAGTATATCTCTTTAATAAAGGCCTAACAATCTCTTTATACACTGGATTGTGGTCTGTGTGAAAACAAGTCCCATTATTACATTTAATGAACTAAAGTTATCTGCTGAGTTTTTAATCAGCTATAATGAATAGAGAACACATACTCAGAAAAGCAGTTTAATCAAACTATTCTATAATTGTTTTTcataaacttcattttaaagacTAATGGAGTACATAGTGAGGTTAGGAATCATACTCAACTCTAAGAAATATTATCCTGGGGTGGGGTAATAGCTAAGGGCATTATTTAAACACCGAGTTAAGTCTTCTATCTCAAGTGTAATGTTCAATTTGATGTGCTGTTCAGGAAAAGTTACATGTTACTCACATATAAGAGGAATGAAATTGTATTTGAAGAAGCCTCCAATGACTGAATTGTGCCTCTTTGACCATTTTGTTGTGGGCACATTTATAATCTTGTTGTGAAATATAGCTCAGTTTATTAGAGTAAGTGTAGTTTTATCATAGGTCATAAGATGCTCTTTCATTTGAGGATTGGAAAGTACAGTTTTGTAGAATATTTCAACCCAACACATCCCCACTGGGCTAAAATAGTATAAAACATAAAGTACATTCTTTCTCTTATCTCTGAGTACATGTTACTCTTCTGATGCAGTTTAAGGAGTCTGTGTTcaacatttatatgtatatatctacttTGGATTCCATTTGAGTTGACTTGATTTTTCATTAATAGTCACTCAATTTTATTGATGAGCAAAGATTCCAAATCTGGGTAAAATGCTTTTGAGACCTGGCCCTGTACTTGACTTAGGGGGCCCCAAAGTGAATGTTACATAATCTTTCCCTCATCCTCCCTTTTACCACATGTGCCCTCCTACTTATGCACCTTATGGAAATATAAACAAAGGAGACATTAATTCATGCTTAATGTAATGTCTTCTTACGTTAGAGAGAATTTCTCATTAAATGGATTTTGTGATGAAATCTGAACACCTCTTGGTTGATGACCCAAACTACTGTTTCTGTATATATGCTGACTtactaaaaataagttttagaacATAATTCTAACCAGATCATAGCAGACAAATAATAATCTGGCAGAAGAGCTAATATTAAGAAATGCCTTACTTTCTACAGATTCAGATTTTGTCTGCCCCCCAGCCAAGTGACACGATCAGgttgattttatatattctattataatgTACTAAAACGTAGGATGATCGGATCTGACAATGCATCATGTTAATCACCGAAGTaaggatttattgatttatttttgaagtcagggtttgaagaaaaaaaataccatgccCTGTAAGTTGAGAAGTTCCCTGAATCAGTCAATATTTAGGgagaaatttcattttgtaatcCTATTTTCTTTGCAGAGCTAGTAGGTTATCAGAAATGGCCTTTTCAACGTGCAGCTTCACATCCTGGGAGGATGACTTTCAGGTTGGTTTCAAAGGCTAGTTTGCTTTGCCCTCAATGCTGAGCTGGGTTCTGCAAGGAGAGAGATGTCACCCTCTTTCTGCCAGGCCGGCTAGGGGGCATAGCTCAAATGCCACTCACACATCCACGGCAAAAAGGgccaagatctgagctgagacaTAAGCGCCATCAGTGTCTCTGAACTGTGAGCTCTGGGGAGTGCTTCAGGCATGAACTGAGTGAAGAGAAGTCTGGGCTCATTCTCTTTcagaaatagttattaaaataacTCCAAGGGAAAAGTATTTTCTTCCTGGGATTGCCTAGTGTTAAGCAGTTATAGCTAAAACCCCTCCAAAATAATAGTCTTAGGATTACATAGGAAATGTACAAGTTCTTATCTTgtaaattcttccttttctccagccACTTTCTACCTTTTTCCTGACTGCAAAGACTCTAggaatatcaggaaaaaaaaacctaaaaattggGAACTGACTTTAGGTTCTTCCTTAGTTGGTGTGCTCTCAAAAACTCTCAGATTTGAAAGAGCTTCAGACAGTATGTTTCATTTCACAAAGAGACAAAATACGGAGTCTctaaaaactgtgtgtgtgtgtggaagggcAGGTGCTGATATGCATAAACATATTAGAGCTTTTCCTTTTCACTCTCGGATGTTTCTTTCACACTTAGGACTTTCTTGTCTTCCCGAGCTTTCTAGCAACCATTATGCAAAAGAGAGGATTTATCTAATACTTTTCTATTACGTAAACTTTGGTTGTGTCCATATTAAGAGACTGGTTTGGCTGACATTGGCAATTAACCTCTTTGTTTGGTCTAGATACCATTTGTATCTTGGGGGACAGCCTTTCCCCTGGTTGCTTTATTATCATAACATTATACAGCCCGTCACCACTGCCCCTAATACCTGACTTGACACTGAGCACTTGCTCGTTTGCTGTCACTGCAACAGGTTGCAATGAGAACGAGGCAGACCACTTGGATCGGGATCAGCAGCCTTACCCACCCTCGCAGAAGACCAAGCGCATGCGAACCTCCTTCAAGCACCACCAGCTCCGGACCATGAAATCCTACTTTGCCATCAACCACAACCCAGATGCCAAGGATCTCAAGCAGCTTGCTCAGAAAACAGGCCTCACCAAAAGAGTTTTGCAGGTAAGAAACCTCCATCCTTGGCTGTGTATACCTCTCCCTTATCCTTGCCAGCAAAAAGAGTTCTCTTCCCGGTTTAGAGCAATACAGATATTTCCTGTACTGCTTTTTGTTAGTTTACTTTAGTTATCTCCTTAGAGTGTAGGCAGAAATTTTGCAGGGGCTTCCTGGAGGGTGTCCCAAGACAGACCCAGGATCTTTTAAAGTGCACCCACCTTCTCTCTGTAGATGGAGAGATGGGGCCACCAAAATCAGCACAGCTTGCTTCACTGCTCTGTAATGTGGCTGATCTTATTTGTACACCTTGTGGCTTTAGAGAGTTCCATTCACATTAGGCTCAGTACAGAGTTGACAGGGGGACCTGCTGGGGCTTTTGTATTTCAGCAAACTCTTGGCAGCCCCACTCACAGGCCAGTACCTTCCAAATGCAGatcaaccctttttttttttttccaactcctGAAAAGCCACAACTACAGATAGTGTCTCAGCAACCAACTGTAGcaagtattttcccattttagcAAACCATATCTCCAAACTAAACTTTGAGGGTTAAATGTGCTGTCCAATTGTTTTCCTAAACTCACAATGGTAGGAATATACAATTAACGAAATTGTGGGTTGCTATGGGTCACCTGTGATCCTCTGCTACTTCTTAGTGACAAGTTGTACACACTTAAAATTCCACCAACCAGTTTCTGGCTGCTTGTGTTCTGTGGCCCTGGGTTTTTCCTATGCAAAGActacttaccatgtgccagactcAAGGATAGCTTGAAATCTGTTTCAGTGATGTTCATTTCATAAGAATCATTCTTACTTTGCAAAACTTTCAGtgatcctgcccctcccccattctcaaAAGATAACAAACAGGTAAGGAATCAGgatatatttttcccctttatctcTGTGCCTTCATTTCCAGGGTATCTCCACTTAAGTATCAGTTGTCCCAAGTAGTACTTGTTAATGCTGGCGGGATATATGCACTTGAGAGAGTATCTGTAGCATTACTTGAATTACTCTATTCTAAAagaagatccccccccccccaaaaaaccctcctctcccaagaaaaataaacaatttaaaaagaaaacatacatttaaaaaaaaggaaagaaataaagaaagaaaagcaagcaagcaagaacaaaaaaaaaaaaaaaaaaaaaaagagagagagagagagagagaagagaaaacaaggaaagaaagagagagagagagaaaaaaaaagaagtataaaataaacatcGGTAAAGAAATCAATTGGGATTGGTTTGCAGGTTTGGTTCCAAAACGCACGAGCCAAATTCAGAAGGAACCTTTTGCGGCAGGAGAATGGGGGTGTTGATAAAGCTGATGGCACGTCGCTTCCGGCCCCGCCCTCAGCAGACAGCGGCGCTCTTACTCCACCCGGCACTGCGACCACTTTAACAGACCTGACCAATCCCACTATCTCTGTAGTGACATCCGTGACCTCTAACATGGACAGCCACGAATCCGGAAGCCCCTCACAAACTACCTTAACGAACCTTTTCtaacattggttttttttttttttttcctaattcttcctcttttattattctaattattattattttattatttacaataccttttttttcctaACCCACAagatatttgggaaataaaaacaacagcttCGTGTTATTAGCATCTGCAGCCACTTGGCAAATGAGTTTACAGTATTGTCTTCTctacaaagtgtttttttttctttgtctatgaagtgtatttgtttttgtttttgtttttgtttttttttaattagatcttTTCAGTTGGTAAGGGGAGTTTTTGAATTATTCTAATAAGTGCCTCTTAAAATTGTATGTTACTTATTTCCAGAATCTCGAAGGAAAAAAAGTGGTATTATGATGGGTAAACAATTATATTCCCAGTTAAATGATTAGGGTAATAAATAATCAGAtaattaaagtcatttttaaatcttgggattgtatgtgtatttatggaattttgaaaacttcacattgtttttttaattttaaaactgaaaaaaatgttttgattattcttttttcttacaaatGAGGAATATGATTAAACAAAACATTATCTATAGCATCTCCAAATACTTAAGATTAATTAGGTGGGAAATCTGTTCCAAGGATatgacttttccttcttttcGGGATGTACATCCCAGCAAAACTTGTTAGTTACTTGTTTCtcaacatttggaaaatacttaTACTCCCTCTGTATCTATGAAAATTCCGTATAAAGTTTGAAATTCTATACTTTTAACCAAAAGCTAAAAATGATAGTTGTAAAACCAttgtttctaaattaatttttttcctagggaaaatggaaataagcaaaatataattttttaagaagttaaaaaatcagTATAATTTAATTGATAGATCTATTAATTGGCTTCAGCTGTACCATGATATTGTATCTGGCATTCTATAtgaataatgtttcttttttttttaaaccttagtaGACTAGTATCAACAACaagaaatctttgttttgttttgctttattttacttcAGCATAGGTTGATACATTTGtcagaaaaaaagacttttctgaCATTACAGATTTAAAGTTATTAGTCTTAAAGTAGATAAACTCAGAAGCCTTGTGGATGCTGATCTGAATATATTTCCTAGTTTAcagtagcatttttttcttttaatttaagctAAAATCTTAATGGTCTGGGCAGTGGTGAATGTTCATCTATATGCTTCTGTTGTAGTTAAATACCAATTAGATTGTGgatttcctaaaaaaataaataaataaaaaagaagtcaagatATATGTCTTGCTTTAGTGGATTGTTAAGAATAACTTTGCACATATTATCCACTTTTTGGACCCCTTAAATCTCCTTCGGTGGTCAAAGTGGCtatttaatagattttaaagGTGTCCTTCTGGCTGTATAAATGTGTGGTTACATATTGACAGTTCACTGCCCACATTAAAGTGCATTATTGTAACTTTTGCTCAGGGTCTTTAGAAAATTAGCACAGAAagtagcttattttttaaaaaaaaaaagatggtggaaGATAAGTTAACACTGTAACAGAAGAAAGGTGTGATTGCCATTATATATTTAGCAAGTGTGGTTATCATCTTATATGGAGCTTAAATCTTGACTTTTCATATTTCTATTACATTTTGGGCATTTACCACTAACCAGACCAAACAACCTTGGTAAGGCTGAGATCTTATTAATACACTTTTACAGGTAAAATATTGATACTTATAAATTTTGTTCTTTGACAGAACAATGTATGGTACTATAGATCTACTTTATTAAGTAGACTAATTATAACTCAGTTCTCCTATGTGCCTTATGATATAACTTGGAAGTAAGTTTGTGAAAAATCAGGATATATGTGTTGTTTGTTAAATTAACTGTTTTAAGCCCTTTTGACACCTCACTAGTTTTGTACTGTTTTACCTCTTATTTCCGAAACTCTTTTTATGGTGTATCCTGTTAGAGGGGACAAACATGTCATAGAAAGCAGTTGTGCACTCTTTCAAATATAGTTGATAAATTCAATAATCTTATATATTGAGCTTCGTGTTTATAGTACAGTAAGTGGTCTAGCAAAATTGTccatgtttctttgtttattgatAAATGCATTGTATAGAAACTATTTCCCCTAAATATTTATGGACCAAACAATTGTGATATATCCTATTAAATTTGTGTGAATAAACCGTTTTGAATCTAAGGAGTT
The window above is part of the Mustela nigripes isolate SB6536 chromosome 10, MUSNIG.SB6536, whole genome shotgun sequence genome. Proteins encoded here:
- the LHX9 gene encoding LIM/homeobox protein Lhx9 isoform X1 — encoded protein: MEIVGCRAEDNSCPFRPPAMLFHGISGGHIQGIMEEMERRSKTEARLAKGAQLNGRDAVMPPLSPEKPALCAGCGGKISDRYYLLAVDKQWHLRCLKCCECKLALESELTCFAKDGSIYCKEDYYRRFSVQRCARCHLGISASEMVMRARDSVYHLSCFTCSTCNKTLTTGDHFGMKDSLVYCRAHFETLLQGEYPPQLSYTELAAKSGGLALPYFNGTGTVQKGRPRKRKSPALGVDIVNYNSGCNENEADHLDRDQQPYPPSQKTKRMRTSFKHHQLRTMKSYFAINHNPDAKDLKQLAQKTGLTKRVLQVWFQNARAKFRRNLLRQENGGVDKADGTSLPAPPSADSGALTPPGTATTLTDLTNPTISVVTSVTSNMDSHESGSPSQTTLTNLF
- the LHX9 gene encoding LIM/homeobox protein Lhx9 isoform X2; this encodes MLNGTTLEAAMLFHGISGGHIQGIMEEMERRSKTEARLAKGAQLNGRDAVMPPLSPEKPALCAGCGGKISDRYYLLAVDKQWHLRCLKCCECKLALESELTCFAKDGSIYCKEDYYRRFSVQRCARCHLGISASEMVMRARDSVYHLSCFTCSTCNKTLTTGDHFGMKDSLVYCRAHFETLLQGEYPPQLSYTELAAKSGGLALPYFNGTGTVQKGRPRKRKSPALGVDIVNYNSGCNENEADHLDRDQQPYPPSQKTKRMRTSFKHHQLRTMKSYFAINHNPDAKDLKQLAQKTGLTKRVLQVWFQNARAKFRRNLLRQENGGVDKADGTSLPAPPSADSGALTPPGTATTLTDLTNPTISVVTSVTSNMDSHESGSPSQTTLTNLF
- the LHX9 gene encoding LIM/homeobox protein Lhx9 isoform X3, translating into MEIVGCRAEDNSCPFRPPAMLFHGISGGHIQGIMEEMERRSKTEARLAKGAQLNGRDAVMPPLSPEKPALCAGCGGKISDRYYLLAVDKQWHLRCLKCCECKLALESELTCFAKDGSIYCKEDYYRRFSVQRCARCHLGISASEMVMRARDSVYHLSCFTCSTCNKTLTTGDHFGMKDSLVYCRAHFETLLQGEYPPQLSYTELAAKSGGLALPYFNGTGTVQKGRPRKRKSPALGVDIVNYNSGCNENEADHLDRDQQPYPPSQKTKRMRTSFKHHQLRTMKSYFAINHNPDAKDLKQLAQKTGLTKRVLQGEQILGHYSQTSRRLKIP